The Christiangramia flava JLT2011 genome has a segment encoding these proteins:
- a CDS encoding class I SAM-dependent methyltransferase: MSIRAAYNSWAEQYDSNKNRTRDMDEEITKTRLSALQFDHVLEIGCGTGKNTRFLVTRAQHITAVDFSEEMLSIARTKILKPEVEFLQADITQKWNFGERKYDLVTFSLVLEHIENLDFIFSEASKTLKPGGHIFVSELHPFKQYAGTKARFHNGHELQELQTYQHHVSDFIHSAEKADLQLQSLQEHFDEDRQELPRLLSLIFQKI; the protein is encoded by the coding sequence GTGTCTATTCGCGCGGCATACAATTCCTGGGCAGAGCAATACGATTCTAATAAGAATCGCACGCGCGATATGGATGAGGAGATCACAAAAACTAGGCTTTCTGCACTTCAGTTTGACCATGTTTTAGAGATTGGCTGTGGAACGGGCAAAAATACCCGGTTTCTGGTTACGCGCGCTCAGCACATTACGGCTGTTGATTTTTCAGAAGAAATGCTCTCCATTGCCAGAACCAAAATTCTGAAACCCGAAGTAGAGTTTCTTCAGGCGGATATAACGCAGAAATGGAACTTTGGAGAAAGGAAGTACGACCTTGTGACTTTTAGCCTGGTTTTGGAACACATCGAAAACCTGGACTTCATCTTTTCCGAAGCCAGTAAGACCTTAAAACCGGGAGGCCATATTTTTGTCTCAGAACTCCATCCTTTCAAACAATATGCGGGGACGAAAGCGCGCTTTCATAACGGCCATGAACTACAGGAACTGCAAACTTACCAGCACCATGTTTCCGATTTTATCCACAGCGCTGAAAAAGCCGATTTGCAACTTCAATCCCTGCAAGAACATTTTGATGAAGACCGGCAGGAGCTCCCGCGACTGCTCAGCCTAATTTTTCAGAAGATATGA
- a CDS encoding antibiotic biosynthesis monooxygenase family protein has translation MIAKTPEPPYYAVIFTSLRTDENDQEYGEMAQKMLELAIHQPGYLGFESAKSAIGISVSYWKDLDSIRNWKSHSEHLLAQKLGKSTWYEAYKVRIALVERDYRF, from the coding sequence ATGATCGCGAAGACGCCAGAACCTCCCTATTACGCTGTAATTTTTACTTCTTTGCGTACCGATGAAAATGACCAGGAATATGGCGAGATGGCGCAAAAAATGCTGGAATTGGCTATTCACCAGCCGGGTTACCTTGGATTTGAATCGGCAAAATCTGCAATTGGGATCAGCGTTTCTTACTGGAAAGACCTGGACAGCATCAGGAACTGGAAAAGTCATTCTGAACACCTGCTCGCGCAAAAACTGGGTAAATCTACCTGGTACGAAGCTTATAAGGTAAGAATTGCCCTGGTGGAACGCGATTACCGGTTTTAA